In Calditrichota bacterium, the following are encoded in one genomic region:
- the rbfA gene encoding 30S ribosome-binding factor RbfA encodes MKVKRSLRVAELIKRDVSGIIATRVRDSLVKSVLITYVKVSDDLKHARIYYRTLKTETDAGEIDLALEKVTSFLRLELAKATKLRYVPELKFFYDSGFDEANRIDSLLEKLKHDG; translated from the coding sequence ATGAAGGTGAAACGCTCTCTGCGCGTAGCAGAGTTAATAAAAAGAGACGTCAGCGGGATCATTGCCACCCGCGTGCGGGATTCACTGGTAAAATCCGTGCTGATTACTTATGTGAAAGTATCCGATGATCTCAAACATGCGCGTATCTATTACCGAACGCTGAAAACAGAGACTGATGCCGGGGAAATTGATCTGGCGCTGGAGAAAGTGACAAGTTTTCTGCGTCTTGAATTGGCGAAAGCGACGAAGTTGCGCTATGTTCCGGAACTTAAATTTTTTTATGACAGTGGCTTTGACGAAGCGAATCGTATTGATTCTTTACTTGAAAAATTAAAACACGACGGCTAA
- the rpsO gene encoding 30S ribosomal protein S15 encodes MPLMKEKKSEIINKFGVSAKDTGNTRVQIALLTERIAQISGHLKQAPKDHHSRRGLLKLVGQRRRLLNYLMRKDLEGYRNLIKKLGIRR; translated from the coding sequence ATGCCGTTGATGAAGGAAAAAAAATCTGAAATTATCAACAAATTCGGCGTGAGCGCCAAGGATACGGGCAACACCCGAGTTCAGATTGCCTTGTTGACTGAACGTATTGCGCAAATATCCGGCCATTTGAAACAGGCGCCAAAAGATCATCACTCACGACGCGGATTGCTGAAATTGGTGGGCCAACGACGTCGTCTGTTAAATTACCTGATGCGCAAGGACCTGGAGGGATACCGGAATTTAATCAAAAAATTGGGTATTCGACGTTAA
- the truB gene encoding tRNA pseudouridine(55) synthase TruB, with amino-acid sequence MEWLGAPFDFAAGAILNILKPAGKSSFYVVKRVRFLTNTKVGHAGTLDPFATGVLLLCTGKATKKSSQLMELPKWYVGEIELGKTTNTDDVTGEITGQYNVPKFSLSDVETVCQKFIGEIDQIPPMFSAKKVNGRRLYKLARKGLEIERKPHRVHIYDIKIHKFSSPIVKIEVNCSKGTYIRALARDIGAALGCGGFLKSLTRIRVGHFGVEDSLRLEDLPGLLLQDEK; translated from the coding sequence ATGGAATGGCTAGGTGCGCCGTTTGATTTTGCTGCCGGCGCCATTTTAAATATATTGAAACCCGCTGGGAAATCCTCTTTTTATGTTGTCAAGCGCGTGCGATTCTTGACAAATACAAAAGTGGGACACGCCGGCACGTTGGATCCTTTTGCCACAGGCGTTTTGCTCTTATGCACGGGTAAGGCAACAAAAAAATCTTCCCAGTTAATGGAGTTGCCAAAATGGTATGTGGGCGAAATCGAGCTGGGCAAAACGACTAACACTGACGACGTCACCGGAGAGATTACCGGGCAGTACAACGTCCCGAAATTTTCTTTATCGGACGTCGAAACAGTATGCCAGAAATTCATCGGCGAGATTGATCAAATCCCGCCCATGTTTTCGGCGAAAAAGGTCAACGGACGGCGTTTGTACAAATTGGCGCGCAAGGGTCTGGAGATAGAACGAAAGCCGCATCGTGTTCACATTTACGATATCAAAATACACAAATTTTCCAGTCCGATCGTGAAAATAGAAGTGAATTGTTCCAAAGGGACCTATATCCGCGCTCTGGCGCGTGACATTGGCGCAGCGCTTGGGTGCGGCGGTTTTCTCAAATCTCTTACGCGAATTCGAGTTGGCCATTTTGGGGTGGAAGATTCACTGAGATTGGAAGATTTGCCCGGTTTGCTTTTGCAGGATGAAAAATAA
- a CDS encoding bifunctional riboflavin kinase/FAD synthetase, which produces MKIYYDLDRIDKQDCVITIGTFDGVHRGHQTILDRLCQEAEKSHSCATVVTFEPHPQFVLKPERKPGLKLLTTLEEKISIFRHTAIQRLIVLPFTIELSQLSSQQFIENILLEKIGFRQIIVGYDHAFGRERRGNIETLSQLAESYHFSIIQMPPFEAENTIISSTKIRKLIAEGKLEQATRFLGRRYQLTGKVIQGEGRGRAFRIPTANLAPLSSEKLVPPAGIYAGFVRLREQIYKAVIYIGRKPTFSFSKDVIEAHLFDFHDALYGEKLTLEFVKKIRDDRKFDSVDKLINQIEKDKVNSLEILNKSY; this is translated from the coding sequence ATGAAAATATATTATGATCTTGATCGCATCGATAAGCAAGATTGCGTTATCACAATCGGCACCTTCGACGGCGTTCATCGCGGACATCAAACTATTTTGGATAGACTCTGCCAGGAGGCGGAGAAAAGCCATTCGTGTGCAACCGTGGTCACTTTTGAGCCGCATCCGCAATTCGTTTTAAAACCGGAGCGCAAACCGGGATTAAAACTTTTGACGACATTAGAAGAAAAAATTTCGATTTTCCGGCACACAGCCATTCAGCGCCTGATTGTTTTGCCTTTCACAATTGAGCTTTCTCAACTGTCTTCACAGCAGTTCATTGAAAATATTTTGCTTGAAAAAATTGGCTTCCGGCAGATTATTGTGGGCTATGATCACGCTTTTGGTCGGGAGCGTCGCGGCAACATCGAGACGCTCTCACAACTCGCTGAGAGTTACCATTTTTCAATCATTCAAATGCCACCGTTCGAGGCGGAGAATACGATTATCAGCAGCACGAAAATCAGAAAGTTAATCGCGGAGGGAAAGTTGGAGCAAGCTACGCGATTTTTGGGCAGGAGATATCAATTGACGGGGAAGGTAATTCAGGGAGAAGGACGCGGCCGCGCTTTTCGCATTCCGACGGCGAATTTGGCGCCACTCTCGAGCGAAAAGTTGGTTCCACCGGCTGGAATTTACGCCGGATTTGTCAGGTTGCGCGAGCAAATTTACAAAGCGGTGATTTATATCGGCAGAAAGCCCACATTTTCATTCTCAAAAGATGTGATCGAAGCGCATCTGTTTGATTTTCACGACGCGCTTTACGGAGAGAAATTGACATTGGAATTTGTCAAAAAAATACGAGATGATCGAAAATTTGATTCCGTTGATAAATTAATTAATCAAATAGAAAAAGACAAAGTGAATTCATTGGAAATTCTCAATAAAAGTTATTAG
- a CDS encoding DUF503 domain-containing protein yields MFIGVGQIELFIPESGSLKSKRFVLKSIKTKVRNKFNAAIAEVENNEKWQRTTLGISTVSNDQKMVRSVLNKIVNFIENDYRVEVIDFNIEIF; encoded by the coding sequence ATGTTTATCGGCGTCGGACAAATAGAGTTGTTTATTCCTGAAAGCGGATCATTGAAATCCAAACGCTTTGTGCTCAAAAGCATTAAAACAAAGGTGCGCAACAAATTTAACGCTGCCATTGCTGAAGTGGAAAACAACGAAAAATGGCAACGTACCACTTTAGGTATTTCCACGGTTTCCAATGATCAAAAAATGGTCCGTAGCGTTTTAAATAAAATTGTTAATTTCATCGAGAACGACTATCGAGTGGAAGTCATCGATTTCAACATAGAGATTTTTTAA
- the infB gene encoding translation initiation factor IF-2 yields MSKKRRIYQVAREFGISIEALKTFLEQHKFKASSQMSPVSDEMYEIVRSEFADDSKIVSSDYDIKKELKERQISKEEQKKKELEDYEERLRLSQQVLSETLRRKKEDKKPKKRTESKKAKKVTETPERPAKTEIAAKKAEKEERERQSEKTKKPITAKSVDEAEAVVAKADETQPQAGERAAKHKKAKNVTAAEKTQAPTDKKELTEQEKAEEIKKKKKLKRKERIQKIKQAAGGKEQQEEKDKKRPKRKKKKRVERIAEEKAPQKLKKKLKKKKKRFVISDEEVEESIRQTLAAMEDGTKTRKRRKKVKEAEVVEEDGDILRINEFVTVGELATELEVESSELIKKCMQLGLLVTINQRLDKETLEIVADEYGYKIEIIPEFGSDVLEEIEEEDEDKSKLESRSPVVTIMGHVDHGKTSLLDYIRSSNIIQKEAGGITQHIGAYRVEVNGKKITFLDTPGHEAFTAMRARGAQATDIVVLVVAADDSVMPQTIEAIDHAKAAEVPIVVAINKMDKPNANAEKIKKQLSERGVLIEEWGGKHQSVEISAKTGQNVDKLLESLLVEAEMLELQANPDRHASGVVIESKLDKGKGVVATVLIQKGTLRVGDPFIVGQFYGKVRSMFDEWGKKMKEAVPSTPVQVTGFTGLPQAGDQFLVLKSERDTREISLKRQQLKREQEYRQVHHVTLDEISRQIKTGGVRELALIIKGDVDGSVEAINDSLVKLSNDEVTVKVILKGVGAISESDVLLAFASNAIIIGFQVRPTIKAREIAKKESVDIRLYRVIYDAIADVRSALEGLLAPKFEEENLGTIEVREVFRVPKIGTVAGCYVISGKAHRNDNVRLYRDDKLLYEGKIISLRRFKDDVKEVASGFECGIGLENFDDIKVGDVMETYQINEVKRTLVPNQP; encoded by the coding sequence TTGAGTAAAAAACGTCGCATATATCAAGTAGCACGAGAATTTGGCATCTCAATTGAAGCTCTGAAGACTTTTCTGGAACAGCACAAGTTTAAAGCGAGCAGCCAGATGAGTCCGGTATCGGACGAAATGTATGAGATCGTTCGCAGCGAATTTGCCGATGATAGTAAAATTGTTAGCAGCGATTATGATATCAAAAAAGAGCTAAAAGAGAGGCAGATCAGCAAAGAAGAACAAAAAAAGAAAGAGTTGGAAGACTATGAAGAGAGATTGCGACTTTCTCAGCAGGTGCTAAGCGAGACGCTGCGACGCAAAAAAGAGGATAAAAAACCGAAGAAGCGGACTGAATCGAAGAAAGCGAAAAAAGTCACGGAGACGCCAGAGCGACCGGCAAAAACTGAAATTGCGGCCAAGAAAGCCGAAAAAGAGGAGAGAGAGCGGCAGTCCGAAAAGACGAAAAAGCCGATAACCGCCAAATCCGTCGACGAGGCGGAAGCCGTCGTCGCAAAAGCTGACGAGACTCAGCCCCAAGCAGGGGAAAGAGCGGCTAAACATAAAAAAGCAAAGAACGTTACGGCTGCCGAAAAAACTCAGGCGCCAACGGATAAGAAAGAGTTAACTGAACAAGAAAAAGCAGAAGAAATAAAGAAGAAGAAAAAACTAAAGCGCAAAGAGCGAATTCAAAAGATCAAACAGGCTGCAGGGGGGAAAGAACAACAAGAAGAAAAAGATAAAAAGCGGCCTAAACGGAAGAAGAAAAAACGCGTAGAAAGAATAGCAGAAGAAAAAGCGCCGCAAAAACTAAAGAAAAAATTAAAAAAGAAGAAAAAAAGATTTGTTATCAGCGATGAAGAAGTTGAAGAGTCTATCCGTCAAACACTGGCGGCCATGGAAGATGGAACAAAAACGAGAAAACGTCGCAAAAAAGTAAAAGAGGCTGAGGTCGTCGAAGAGGATGGCGATATCCTGCGCATAAACGAATTCGTGACTGTTGGCGAGTTAGCGACTGAACTGGAAGTTGAATCCAGTGAACTCATTAAAAAATGTATGCAATTGGGATTATTGGTCACCATCAATCAGAGGCTTGACAAAGAAACTTTAGAGATCGTTGCCGACGAATATGGTTATAAAATTGAAATCATTCCGGAATTTGGCAGCGATGTTCTGGAAGAAATAGAGGAAGAAGATGAGGATAAGTCCAAACTGGAATCGCGTTCGCCAGTGGTAACCATTATGGGGCATGTTGATCATGGAAAAACTTCGCTTTTGGATTATATCCGTAGCAGTAACATTATCCAAAAAGAGGCCGGCGGAATCACCCAACACATCGGCGCTTACCGGGTTGAGGTGAACGGCAAAAAAATTACATTTCTGGATACACCGGGACACGAAGCTTTTACTGCGATGCGTGCTCGCGGCGCACAGGCGACTGACATCGTGGTTCTCGTCGTCGCCGCCGATGATAGCGTTATGCCGCAGACGATTGAAGCCATTGACCACGCAAAAGCTGCCGAGGTTCCTATTGTTGTCGCCATAAACAAAATGGATAAGCCGAATGCAAACGCGGAAAAAATAAAAAAACAGCTATCCGAACGAGGCGTTTTGATCGAAGAATGGGGCGGAAAACATCAAAGCGTTGAGATTTCTGCCAAAACCGGTCAAAATGTTGATAAATTGCTTGAAAGCCTTCTTGTTGAAGCAGAAATGTTGGAATTACAGGCAAATCCTGATCGTCACGCCTCTGGTGTTGTCATTGAATCCAAGCTCGATAAAGGCAAGGGCGTTGTCGCCACCGTATTAATTCAAAAAGGCACACTGCGCGTCGGAGATCCTTTTATTGTCGGCCAGTTTTACGGTAAGGTCAGAAGTATGTTTGACGAATGGGGCAAAAAAATGAAAGAAGCGGTTCCTTCGACGCCAGTACAGGTCACCGGGTTCACCGGCTTGCCCCAGGCCGGAGATCAATTTCTTGTTTTGAAATCTGAACGTGATACGCGGGAAATTAGTCTCAAACGCCAGCAACTGAAGAGAGAGCAAGAGTACCGGCAAGTTCATCACGTAACATTAGATGAAATTTCCCGACAAATCAAAACCGGCGGGGTTAGGGAATTGGCGCTAATCATTAAGGGCGACGTGGATGGATCTGTCGAGGCGATCAACGATTCTTTGGTGAAGCTCTCCAATGACGAGGTGACCGTTAAAGTGATTCTCAAAGGAGTGGGCGCCATTTCCGAATCGGATGTCTTGTTGGCTTTTGCTTCCAATGCGATCATTATCGGATTTCAGGTGCGGCCCACGATTAAAGCTCGCGAAATCGCCAAGAAAGAAAGCGTCGATATTCGCTTGTATCGTGTAATATACGACGCCATCGCCGATGTTCGCTCTGCCTTGGAAGGACTCCTGGCACCAAAATTTGAAGAAGAAAATCTGGGAACTATTGAAGTCAGGGAAGTGTTCCGCGTTCCCAAAATTGGAACTGTGGCAGGTTGTTACGTCATCTCCGGCAAAGCCCATCGCAATGATAATGTTCGACTTTATCGAGACGATAAATTGCTCTATGAAGGTAAGATCATTTCTCTGAGACGTTTTAAAGACGACGTTAAAGAAGTCGCTTCCGGCTTTGAATGCGGCATTGGACTGGAAAATTTTGACGATATTAAAGTTGGCGATGTGATGGAAACCTATCAAATCAATGAAGTGAAAAGAACGCTGGTGCCAAATCAGCCTTAA